The genomic stretch GGGTCTATCCCCAAATTTATTTCCTAAATTCTGAACATGGCAATGCCAAATTCCATGCAGACTTATTCATAGCCCAAATACACTGACTGCTGTTTACCTCTTCCCCCTTGAGATGCTCATGCTGGAATCTGTCAGGAGGAAGAGATAAAATATAAGTGAGCTTggcttttaaatgaaagaaatttcagtTCTAATACAGACATGGTCATCACACAAGAATGAGACTAAACCCTGAATATAGCCATCTTTATATATACCACCTGATCAACCATTTTTTCCATGAAATActctttcctctccctccacccaTATTAACATTGGATTTCTGCCTGAACACTTGATCACAGAGTTGCTTTAATGTGATCTTCAGGAGGATCAAAACACTGTCTTGACCATTTTTTGGTTCCATGTTATTTGGTCATGTCAACATGACCTCAGAAATACACAAGTATATACCCACTCAAAGTGATTTCAGGGCTTGGGATTTGAAATTTCCTCTGTATTGACCCTAAGGATGATTTAGATATTGTAAAGGTTTTCCCAAAGTGATATACTTCGACAGAAATAATGAGGATAAGTCTGACCTGAATGCTTCGATTTAGCATTGTCTGGAACAGGTCAGGTAATAGTCTGGGTATTGAAAAAGCATCCTCTCTGTTATTTCCAACTCTTACTTTTCTCTGCTACATCTGTGGAGACCTTATAGGTTTCAGAGATGGTAATAGGTAGAAAAGAATCATGGGTGTGCCTGGACGAAGGAAAACATTTATCCTGCTTTACTTTTACCCCATGTGGAGATCATATGTCTTGTTTATGATCTCAGGGACACAAAAGACATTTCTAGTGGGCATATCTCTCTTGATTGGCAGTTTGAGTTTTGTAGGACAAGTGACTGGCAGAGGTGATTTGGAGGATTCTCATGAGCATCTCAATTCAATCACAAAGGGAAAATTGTAAAACAGTGGTGATTTCTGTCCCAATATTATTCAAATAGGAGACAGAAAATAGTTCAGTGTCAACAGACAATTTTCCATTTGCATAAAACAATTGTGGCCTCCGCCCATGCCCAAACCCAGGATTTTATAGAAAAAAGTAAACTGTTTAGCCCCACAGATGTGTGATTTTCCTAACTTCTCCCTTGGACTAGCTTCCCATTTCAAACATCCTCTattatcctctttcacttttctggaTCCCTTTGGAGGATACAGAAACCTTGGTCTTTTGACTACACAGTGCCCTTAGTTTCTGTAATAGTCTTTGCACCAGACTGTGGGGGCTCTTCAGTCTAGAATTTGGCTAATACGTTGATCAGTCGGTCAGGTTCTGCTTCCTGGGCTCCATGAATGACTTAGtccattgcttttctttcagttGAACATACGCTGGAGCCCTTCCCATGAGCTCACAAGTCCTTAAGTTCACCAGCATCATCTTCCTTTTCCCTCAGAGCAAAAACTGATAGATGGTAGCTCTGGGGAGACAGACATAATACCAAGCACGTGTCCAAACTGGATAGCCCTTGTTGCTTTAAGAAATTTAGAGcctaataactttttttttgggggggggagagAAATTTCAGTCAGAATCCTCAAGTTCATTCTTTGAGGGGCACGCTTTTTAGGGAAGACCCCAGTTCCTACCTCTTCCATATATGTATCTACCTTGTGGTGAGAGGGGTGTGTGCAGAACCTTTGCCTGGAATGGTATGGGTTGGCATTAACGCGATTGTGGATGGTCCATTTAAGAGAAAGCTGCTCCGGTATTCTGTGAACAGTTCAAGGTTTACCTTAGAACCAACTTCAAGGCGAAGTGGCAGAATCATAAGAAGGGACGATCTTGCCTTCAGTTCCACCCTCAGTGCCGGCTTCGGTTCCGGGCAGGTCTGGGTGGCTGTTTTCTTTGgggggcttctccttgcagaagAACTTCTTCAGCATATCCTGGATCTCCTTCTTGATGGTCTTGTGCATGTAGCCATAGACGTAGGGGTGGATGCAGCACTGCAGGAAGAAAAGCCAGATAATTATGGTGATCACCCACTGGGGTACCTTGGTTTGGACATCCACCCACACGGCCAGGACCGCTAGAAAGCAGTAGGGCCCCAGGGACAGCACGTAGGAGAAGATGATGAGGAAGATCACTTTAGCAGCTTTGCACTGGTAGCACCTGGGCAGAGGGGGGTCACCATTGCTGTTTCGACGACTGGCTGGGAGACTCTCTGGAATGTTCACCGCCTCAATGTCATCCTCGCTGAAATGAAGGTTATCCTCACCAAACTCTAGGTCGTCTTCACCCAGGTCAATGTTGCACTGGGTGACTTCGAGGCGGCCCTTGTCTGCCTTCCTGCTGCTCTGAATTTTGGTGCTGCCTTTGACCACCAAAGAGTTGCTTTCTCTGACCTCTTCACTGCCAGTGGCCTCCACGCTCCCCTCACCAGTCTCCACGCTCCCTTTTTTGGCCTTCCTGCTGCCCTCCTTGGCTTCCACGCTGGCCTCCTTGGCCTTGACCTCACCTTCATCCTGGCCGTGGAGCTCACTCTCACTCTGGAACTCATCCTTCTTGCCGCCCTCTTCGTTCTCATTCTCCACCCGGTCCTTGGCTCGCACTTCCAAGCTGTGGCTCTTGACGTTGTAGAGCAGCGCGTGCTGCCGGCGGGCAGCCCCGAATACCACAGAGTAGCAGGCAATCATGACAATCAGCGGGATGACGATGAAGGACACGACGCTGACCACTGTGTAGCTGGGGCTGGCCCCCCAGATCATGGAGCAGAGGGCATTGCGCTCATCGAAGGCAGCCTGGCCCCAGCCATAGAGTGGGGGCGTGCTCTGCAGGATGGCCACGATCCAGGTGCCATAGAGGAGCAGGTAGCCCCGGCGTGGGGTCATCTTCGCCGGGTAGGAGAGAGGGTGGATGATGGACAGGTAGCGATCCACAGACACCACCACGATGGTGTTGACGCTGGCAAAGGCGAACAGGTGAGTGAGGCTAACCAGGGCAGTGCAGAAATGGCTGTTAAGGGGCCAGAAGATGGGTACGGAGGTGGCCACCACCCAGGGGGCCACGAGCGAGATCTGCAGCAGGTCAGTGACGAGGAGGTTAAAGATGAAGCGGTTGGTCACCTGCAGCAGCTGAGGCTTGCGCTGCAGCACAAACGCCAGCACGATGTTGCCCACGAAGGAGGCGGTGAGGAAGATGAGCAGAACGCTCGAGCGGATGATGCCG from Cervus elaphus chromosome X, mCerEla1.1, whole genome shotgun sequence encodes the following:
- the GPR101 gene encoding probable G-protein coupled receptor 101, producing the protein MASTCTNSTRENNSSHACMPLSKMPISLAHGIIRSSVLLIFLTASFVGNIVLAFVLQRKPQLLQVTNRFIFNLLVTDLLQISLVAPWVVATSVPIFWPLNSHFCTALVSLTHLFAFASVNTIVVVSVDRYLSIIHPLSYPAKMTPRRGYLLLYGTWIVAILQSTPPLYGWGQAAFDERNALCSMIWGASPSYTVVSVVSFIVIPLIVMIACYSVVFGAARRQHALLYNVKSHSLEVRAKDRVENENEEGGKKDEFQSESELHGQDEGEVKAKEASVEAKEGSRKAKKGSVETGEGSVEATGSEEVRESNSLVVKGSTKIQSSRKADKGRLEVTQCNIDLGEDDLEFGEDNLHFSEDDIEAVNIPESLPASRRNSNGDPPLPRCYQCKAAKVIFLIIFSYVLSLGPYCFLAVLAVWVDVQTKVPQWVITIIIWLFFLQCCIHPYVYGYMHKTIKKEIQDMLKKFFCKEKPPKENSHPDLPGTEAGTEGGTEGKIVPSYDSATSP